The genomic DNA GTTTCTTGCTTGATACCAAAGGTCCTGAAATGCGTACAGAATTGTTCGCAGACGGAGCGAAAGAATATGCCTATAAAACAGGCGACAAACTTCGCGTAGCAACTAAACAAGGCGTAGAATCAACAAAAGAAGTGATTGCCTTGAACGTTGCAGGTGGTTTGGACATTTTTGACGATGTGGCTCTTGGTCAAACAATCCTCATCGACGACGGTAAACTTGGTTTGACTGTTGTTGGCAAAGATGCAGCTACTCGTGAATTTGAAGTAGAAATTGAAAATGATGGTATCATTGCAAAACAAAAAGGTGTAAACATTCCAAACACCAAGATTCCTTTCCCAGCGCTTGCTGAACGTGATAACGCAGATATTCGTTTTGGTTTGGAACAAGGCTTGAACTACATCGCGATTTCATTTGTTCGTACAGCAAAAGACGTAGAAGAAGTACGCGCTATCTGTAAAGAAACAGGTAACGAACACGTTCAATTGTTTGCGAAGATTGAAAACCAACAAGGTATCGATAACTTGGATGAAATTATCGAAGCATCAGACGGTATCATGATTGCCCGTGGTGATATGGGTATTGAAGTTCCGTTTGAAATGGTTCCAGTTTATCAAAAGATCATCATTACAAAAGTGAACGCTGCTGGTAAGGCTGTTATCACTGCGACCAACATGCTTGAAACCATGACAGATAAGCCTCGTGCAACACGTTCAGAAGTATCTGACGTCTTCAACGCGGTTATCGACGGTACAGATGCAACGATGCTTTCTGGTGAGTCTGCAAACGGTAAGTACCCAGTTGAGTCTGTTCGTGCAATGGCAACAATCGCTAAAAACGCTCAAACTCTCCTTGAAGAGTACGGTCGCTTGAACTCAGATAAGTTCAACCGTGCTTCTAAGACAGAGGTTGTCGCTTCAGCGGTTAAGGATGCAACTCACTCCATGAACATCAAGTTGGTTGTTACAATCACTGAAACTGGTTACTCAGCTCGTGCTATCTCTAAATACCGTCCAAATGCAGATATTTTGGCAGTTACCTTCACTGAGAAAGTACAAAAATCATTGATGCTGAACTGGGGTGTTATCCCAGTGGTTACTGAAAAACCAGCTTCAACAGATGACATGTTCGTATTGGCTGAAAAAGTTGCTCTTGAGCAAGGTCTTGTTCAACCTGGTGATGACATTGTTATCGTTGCAGGTGTGCCAGTTGGTGTTGCAGGTTCTACAAACACCATGCGTGTTCGCACTGTCACTGGAAAATGAAACTAATCAAATTTGATTCCACAACGCTAGACCATGTGCTCTAGCGTTTTTGTCATTTTTCTAGCCAATAACTATGTTATACTGGTCTTAATCAGAAAAACTAACAAAGATGAGAAGACTGGTAGTCCATCAGTACTAGAGAGGAATTTATGTCTAAGATTGTAGTCATTGGGTCGACAGTGTGTGATGTATTTGTGTATGTAGATCGCCTGCCGAGTCGGGAAGGAGATACACATATCCGCCGTCAGGAGATGAGATTGGGAGGCTGCGCTTTTAATGTGGCTCATTTTCTACATCAAACAGGCTTGCCTTATCAGTTTGTATCACCAGTAGGAAAGGGCCTCTATGGAGATTTTGTCCGTCAGGAACTGTCACAACTAGGTATGACGAGTACGATTGATTTATCAGGGGCAAATGGATGTTGTTACTGCTTCATTGAAGAAGATGGAGAGCGTACCTTCCTATCTGAGCACGGCGTGGAATATAGCTTTGATGCCAGCTGGCTTGAAGGGATAGAGATTGAACCGACTGATTTTATCTATGTCTGTGGTTTAGAAGTTGAAGAGGCTACCGGAGAAGAACTCGTAGAGGC from Streptococcus oriscaviae includes the following:
- the pyk gene encoding pyruvate kinase; the protein is MNKRVKIVATLGPAVEIRGGKKFGDDGYWGEKLDVEASAQKIAQLIKEGANVFRFNFSHGDHQEQGERMATVRRAEEIAGQKVGFLLDTKGPEMRTELFADGAKEYAYKTGDKLRVATKQGVESTKEVIALNVAGGLDIFDDVALGQTILIDDGKLGLTVVGKDAATREFEVEIENDGIIAKQKGVNIPNTKIPFPALAERDNADIRFGLEQGLNYIAISFVRTAKDVEEVRAICKETGNEHVQLFAKIENQQGIDNLDEIIEASDGIMIARGDMGIEVPFEMVPVYQKIIITKVNAAGKAVITATNMLETMTDKPRATRSEVSDVFNAVIDGTDATMLSGESANGKYPVESVRAMATIAKNAQTLLEEYGRLNSDKFNRASKTEVVASAVKDATHSMNIKLVVTITETGYSARAISKYRPNADILAVTFTEKVQKSLMLNWGVIPVVTEKPASTDDMFVLAEKVALEQGLVQPGDDIVIVAGVPVGVAGSTNTMRVRTVTGK